The Lycium ferocissimum isolate CSIRO_LF1 chromosome 10, AGI_CSIRO_Lferr_CH_V1, whole genome shotgun sequence genome window below encodes:
- the LOC132032546 gene encoding serine/threonine-protein phosphatase BSL3-like, translated as MIIRYIDYRFLGDYVDRGQHSLETMTLLLALKVEYPHNVHLIRGNHEAADINALFGFRIECIERMGERDGIWAWHRINRLFNSLPLAALIEKKIICMHGGIGRSINHIEQIENIQRPITMEAGSIILMDLLWSDPTENDSVEGLRPNARGPGLVTFGPDRVMEFCNNNDLQLIVRAHECVMDGFERFAQGHLITLFSATNYCGTANNAGAILVLGRDLVVVPKLIHPLPPALSSPENSPERMEDTWMQELNANRPPTPTRGRPQTANDRGSLAWI; from the exons ATGATCATCAGGTACATCGATTATCGCTTCTTGGGAGATTATGTTGATAGGGGCCAGCACAGCTTGGAGACTATGACTCTTCTCCTTGCTTTAAAG GTTGAGTATCCCCACAACGTTCATTTAATTCGAGGGAACCATGAAGCGGCAGATATTAATGCGCTTTTCGGCTTTCGAATTGAGTGCATTGAACGCATG GGTGAGAGAGATGGAATCTGGGCTTGGCATCGGATTAATAGGTTGTTCAATTCGCTTCCTCTCGCAGCGctaattgagaaaaaaataatctgTATGCACGGTGGCATTGGAAGGTCAATTAATCATATAGAACAGATAGAGAATATCCAGCGTCCTATCACCATGGAAGCAGGGTCGATCATTCTGATGGATTTGTTGTG GTCTGACCCAACTGAAAATGATAGTGTTGAAGGATTAAGACCAAATGCAAGAGGTCCAGGGTTGGTTACTTTTGGG CCTGATCGTGTGATGGAATTTTGCAACAACAATGATCTTCAACTGATAGTGCGAGCGCACGAATGTGTGATGGATGGCTTTGAACGATTTGCTCAGGGACATCTAATTACACTTTTTTCAGCCACCAATTACTGTG GAACTGCTAATAATGCTGGTGCAATCTTGGTATTGGGTAGAGATCTTGTAGTGGTTCCAAAACTTATTCACCCATTGCCACCGGCACTTTCATCACCAGAAAATTCACCTGAGCGCATGGAAGACACTTGGATGCAG GAGTTAAATGCTAACAGACCGCCTACGCCAACTAGAGGTCGTCCTCAAACTGCCAATGATCGAGGTTCTCTTGCTTGGATTTAG
- the LOC132034629 gene encoding uncharacterized protein LOC132034629, whose product MVADMEDRVHRFVTGLGPHLIKDCMMASLQGGMDIARIQAYAPNLEDLEHNSELRKTRIGAVISGPDPQRQRYDRPTYSGSSQSLRTPVPFYKGESSQARPPLPRCDQCGKGHFGRCCQGMGVRYSCGQPGHVMGNCPSRGRGGPAQPTGSIAGSSSSVRPPGQGSNSAQAGRGRGRGQTSRSGSNPNRIYALIG is encoded by the exons ATGGTAGCTGACATGGAAGATAGGGTACACCGTTTCGTGACTGGACTTGGGCCTCACTTGATTAAGGATTGTATGATGGCTTCATTACAGGGTGGCATGGATATTGCTCGCATCCAGGCATATGCACCGAATTTGGAAGACCTCGAACACAATAGCGAACTGAGAAAGACCCGAATAGGGGCCGTCATAAGTGGGCCAGATCCACAG AGGCAGCGTTATGATCGACCCACTTATTCTGGATCGAGTCAAAGTTTGAGGACGCCAGTCCCTTTTTATAAGGGAGAATCTAGCCAGGCAAGGCCCCCACTGCCCCGTTGTGATCAGTGCGGTAAGGGCCACTTTGGACGGTGCTGCCAGGGTATGGGGGTGCGTTATTCTTGTGGGCAGCCTGGTCATGTTATGGGAAACTGTCCATCTCGTGGTAGAGGAGGCCCGGCTCAGCCAACAGGTTCGATTGCAGGTTCCTCGTCTTCTGTTCGCCCTCCTGGGCAAGGTTCTAATTCAGCCCAAGCAGGCAGAGGTAGGGGAAGAGGCCAAACATCTAGATCAGGCAGCAATCCAAATCGTATTTATGCACTTATAGGGTAG
- the LOC132034630 gene encoding uncharacterized protein LOC132034630 codes for MAPYEALYGRKCRSSAGWFEVGEPNLFGPDLVHQAVEKVGQVACELELPSSALVHPAFSYIHPRKCVGDPSRIIPVDDIQVIENLTYEEEPVVILDRQVCKLRNKDVASVKVLWRSKDKEEMKWEAEAEMKLKYPHLFPAPANTVPEEVL; via the exons ATGgctccatatgaagctctatatggtaGGAAGTGTAGGTCTTCTGCCGGttggtttgaagtcggagaaCCTAATTTATTTGGGCCAGACCTTGTTCATCAGGCTGTTGAAAAg gtaggccaagtagcttgtGAATTGGAGCTACCATCGAGCGCGTTAGTTCATCCAGCTTTTTCATATATCCATCcgagaaaatgtgttggagatccctctAGAATCATACCTGTTGATGACATCCAAGTCATAGAGAATCTAACATATGAGGAAGAACCAGTTGTTATTCTCGACCGACAAGTCTGCAAACTCAGaaacaaagatgtggcttcaGTGAAGGTTCTATGGAGAAGTAAGGACAAGGAAGAGATGAAGTGGGAAGCCGAAGCAGAAATGAAGTTGAAGTACCCTCATTTATTCCCTGCCCCAGCTAATACCGTCCCAGAAGAAGTCTTGTAA